From one Coffea eugenioides isolate CCC68of chromosome 11, Ceug_1.0, whole genome shotgun sequence genomic stretch:
- the LOC113752063 gene encoding uncharacterized protein LOC113752063, which translates to MACLDFDASKVLKKMVSMRNGARYLDFVIKERRKYVEWVDKVLLQPDKSLALDYLRVAFYLDNFYGDETHNWLQHAFARRVQRLELDLFPDDGPPSSPESYTFDCVFLRCSSGKSQPGYPEIHHHAQIGFKSLRALSLKSLNVTVEVLEFFFINCPFLERLVVGGSSVLINLRVCGPSIALKYLEVCSCLRLQSIIVSDTNLVSLKTTAAHHLLLQNVPMLVNVWYVISWLFCCLSQLEIITLRAKELQVSQEKGIVHELPQLTNPKEFVLIDFASKDESLIGFTSLIRASPSLEKFVLKLESWWNDMVRGDRKLKKAASFPLQHLKVVQLLGYYGRRSEPQLVEYFLENAIVLMIRVNSIRPKRARKRSGKRSRKS; encoded by the exons ATGGCTTGCCTTGATTTTGATGCTTCGAAAGTGCTAAAGAAGATGGTCTCAATGCGCAACGGGGCAAGGTATCTGGACTTTGTTATAAAGGAAAGGCGTAAGTATGTTGAATGGGTTGACAAGGTGCTGCTCCAACCAGACAAGTCTTTGGCATTAGATTATTTGAGAGTTGCTTTTTATTTGGACAATTTTTATGGAGATGAGACTCATAACTGGCTTCAGCATGCATTTGCAAGGAGAGTGCAAAGGCTAGAATTGGACCTGTTTCCAGATGATGGCCCGCCTTCTTCTCCAGAATCATATACTTTTGATTGTGTATTTCTTCGCTGTAGCAGTGGCAAATCTCAACCTGGTTACCCTGAAATCCATCATCATGCACAGATTGGCTTCAAGTCCCTTAGAGCATTGAGTTTGAAGAGTCTGAATGTAACTGTGGAGGTACTAGAATTTTTCTTTATCAACTGTCCATTTCTTGAGCGCCTGGTAGTGGGGGGCTCTTCAGTTTTGATCAACCTTCGAGTTTGTGGTCCATCTATTGCCTTGAAATATCTGGAGGTATGCAGCTGTTTGAGGTTACAATCCATTATTGTCAGCGACACAAATTTAGTCTCCCTTAAAACTACTGCAGCACATCATCTTTTACTTCAGAATGTCCCCATGCTTGTGAATGTATG GTATGTCATTTCTTGGCTTTTTTGCTGCTTGTCACAACTAGAGATTATTACTTTACGTGCCAAAGAGCTTCAAGTTTCACAGGAAAAAGGAATTGTTCATGAGCTTCCTCAACTTACCAATCCGAAGGAGTTCGTCTTAATAGATTTTGCATCAAAAGATGAAAGTTTGATTGGATTTACTTCTTTGATCAGGGCTTCGCCCAGCTTGGAGAAGTTTGTGCTGAAGTTGGAATCATGGTGGAATGATATGGTTAGGGGAGAtagaaagttgaagaaagcTGCCAGCTTTCCGCTCCAACATTTGAAAGTGGTTCAGTTACTTGGATACTATGGTCGCAGAAGTGAACCACAGCTTGTTGAATACTTCCTCGAGAATGCTATTGTCCTCATGATCCGCGTAAATTCAATTCGCCCAAAACGCGCAAGGAAAAGAAGCGGGAAAAGAAGTAGGAAAAGTTAG